One stretch of Commensalibacter melissae DNA includes these proteins:
- the thyX gene encoding FAD-dependent thymidylate synthase, with amino-acid sequence MALTEEQQADIKAQSSQQLYTKRPISPGLEEMLYQAFPVLDHGFVRVVDYMGNDSAIVQAARVSYGTGTKKVSEDRGLIRYLMRHYHTTPFEMCEIKFHVKLPIFVARQWIRHRTASVNEYSARYSIMDREFYIPEPRVLAMQSKVNHQGRGEVLSADQSEAVLSLLRNDAQKCYDDYEKMLRNPEENGFGLARELARMNLTLNSYSQWYWKINLHNLFHFLQLRIDSHAQYEIRVYAEVMLKTVRAWVPLACEAFEDYRKGAVTFSSTMMNVIGKLLNGQSVDQADSGLSKREWTEMMQILDHYKS; translated from the coding sequence ATGGCACTTACAGAAGAACAACAGGCAGATATTAAAGCGCAGTCAAGTCAGCAACTTTATACAAAACGACCAATTTCACCAGGTTTGGAAGAAATGCTTTATCAAGCTTTTCCAGTACTGGATCATGGATTTGTCAGGGTTGTCGATTATATGGGTAATGATTCTGCAATTGTTCAGGCAGCCCGAGTTTCATATGGAACCGGTACAAAAAAAGTATCGGAAGACCGTGGTTTAATTCGATATTTAATGCGTCATTATCACACAACCCCTTTTGAAATGTGTGAAATTAAGTTTCATGTTAAATTACCAATTTTTGTAGCACGACAATGGATTCGTCATCGTACGGCCAGCGTGAATGAATATTCGGCCCGATATTCAATAATGGATAGAGAATTCTATATTCCCGAACCTCGCGTATTGGCAATGCAAAGTAAGGTTAATCATCAAGGTCGGGGAGAAGTTCTTTCTGCTGACCAATCAGAGGCAGTTCTATCGCTTTTACGTAATGATGCGCAAAAATGCTATGATGATTATGAAAAAATGCTTCGTAATCCTGAAGAAAATGGTTTTGGGCTGGCTCGTGAGCTTGCCAGAATGAACTTGACCTTGAACAGTTATAGTCAATGGTACTGGAAGATTAACTTACATAATTTATTTCATTTCTTGCAGTTAAGAATTGACTCGCATGCACAATATGAAATCCGTGTTTATGCTGAAGTAATGCTGAAAACGGTTCGGGCATGGGTTCCTCTGGCTTGTGAGGCATTTGAAGATTATCGCAAAGGAGCTGTAACATTTTCCTCGACCATGATGAATGTTATTGGCAAGTTGTTAAATGGACAATCTGTTGATCAAGCTGACAGTGGATTAAGCAAACGTGAATGGACAGAAATGATGCAGATTCTGGATCATTACAAATCCTAG
- a CDS encoding Trm112 family protein has translation MSQNTPPIDPKLLSILVCPVTKGPLIYDRKADELISCNAGLAYPIRDGIPIMLANEARTLSDDEISNYKKPK, from the coding sequence ATGTCTCAAAATACCCCTCCCATTGATCCAAAACTGCTTTCAATCCTTGTCTGTCCTGTGACAAAAGGCCCTCTTATTTATGATCGTAAAGCTGATGAACTGATCAGTTGCAATGCAGGTCTGGCATATCCAATTAGGGATGGCATACCAATAATGCTTGCCAATGAAGCAAGAACATTAAGCGATGATGAAATCTCAAACTATAAGAAACCAAAATAA
- a CDS encoding Do family serine endopeptidase: MSKNLFQGDLIRCLILTMGIFGLVSTHRLQAQPAVNLPFIGRLTWPDKFSSRCSSGSFANVAEKLLPTVVNISTSRVLKPGQHDDEDDDNTEDTASDPDSPFEKFFQNYMNGKSGPDDGMDHLQALGSGFIIDSSGLIVTNYHVIKDADQILITLQDNRTVKAVLKGYDERTDIALLKINVKEPLTIAHFGNSDYSRIGDWVLAIGNPYGLSGTVTFGIISSRGRDIEQGPYDDFIQTDAPINKGNSGGPLFNIKGEVIGINTAIFSPSGGSIGIAFAIPANEARDIINQLRVNGKVTRGWIGVRIQEINESIASSLNVKPFQGALVVKIEKGSPADKAGLKSGDIIEKINSQVVTAHTMPRMVAAAPIHSQINLTVIRRGKVVDLPIEIQNLEENEESKESDIQDEKARVLVIKDLNITVSTITNLLRQKYNLAEKQQGVVVTTVHHKEKNLMQRLKPGDVIVGTNTKTVNDVDMLQQAITSVKKENRNPASMLLLVQSGSVMHWVAVPFVSERNKSDHKR; the protein is encoded by the coding sequence ATGTCAAAAAATCTTTTTCAAGGGGATTTGATACGTTGTTTGATCCTTACCATGGGGATTTTCGGTTTGGTTTCAACTCATCGGTTGCAAGCTCAACCTGCTGTTAACTTACCTTTTATAGGTCGTTTAACTTGGCCAGATAAATTTAGTTCTCGATGTTCTTCTGGTAGTTTTGCAAATGTTGCCGAAAAATTATTGCCGACGGTGGTTAATATCTCAACCAGTCGAGTTCTTAAACCGGGGCAGCATGACGATGAAGATGATGACAATACGGAGGATACCGCTTCTGATCCAGATTCCCCTTTCGAAAAATTCTTTCAAAACTATATGAATGGCAAGAGTGGTCCTGATGACGGTATGGATCATCTTCAGGCGTTGGGTTCTGGTTTCATTATTGATTCATCAGGCCTTATCGTAACAAATTATCATGTTATTAAAGATGCCGACCAGATTTTGATAACTTTACAGGATAATCGGACGGTTAAAGCTGTATTAAAGGGATATGACGAAAGAACAGATATTGCCTTACTTAAGATTAATGTGAAAGAACCATTAACCATTGCGCATTTTGGCAATAGTGATTATTCAAGGATAGGTGACTGGGTTTTGGCGATTGGTAACCCATATGGTTTATCTGGAACCGTGACATTCGGTATTATTTCGTCAAGGGGAAGGGATATAGAACAGGGGCCATATGACGATTTTATTCAGACAGATGCCCCAATCAACAAGGGAAATTCCGGAGGTCCCTTATTTAACATCAAAGGAGAGGTCATAGGCATTAATACAGCTATTTTTTCACCTTCTGGAGGGTCAATAGGTATTGCTTTCGCCATACCTGCCAATGAGGCAAGGGATATTATCAATCAGCTTCGTGTAAACGGCAAGGTGACTCGTGGATGGATTGGTGTTCGTATCCAGGAAATTAATGAAAGTATAGCGAGTAGCCTGAATGTAAAACCGTTTCAGGGAGCCTTGGTTGTAAAAATTGAGAAGGGTAGCCCTGCTGATAAAGCTGGATTAAAATCTGGCGATATCATAGAAAAAATAAATAGCCAGGTTGTTACAGCCCACACAATGCCAAGGATGGTTGCTGCCGCTCCCATTCATTCACAAATTAATTTAACAGTTATAAGACGGGGAAAAGTTGTTGATTTACCCATAGAGATACAAAATCTTGAAGAAAATGAGGAAAGTAAGGAGAGTGATATTCAAGATGAAAAGGCAAGGGTATTAGTAATTAAAGATCTGAATATTACGGTCAGTACGATAACGAATTTACTAAGACAGAAATATAATCTGGCAGAAAAACAGCAGGGCGTTGTAGTGACCACCGTACATCATAAAGAGAAAAATTTGATGCAGCGTTTAAAGCCTGGAGATGTAATTGTGGGAACAAATACTAAAACTGTAAATGATGTTGATATGCTTCAACAGGCAATCACAAGTGTAAAAAAAGAAAACAGAAATCCTGCTTCAATGCTTTTGCTGGTTCAAAGCGGTTCCGTTATGCATTGGGTTGCAGTCCCGTTCGTTTCCGAAAGAAACAAAAGCGATCATAAACGATAA
- a CDS encoding OpgC family protein — protein MMYIDHIPENLLNRFTMRNVGFADAAEIFVLLAGYASWLAYGRRIPLDGFWKICKRIFARCWKIYLFQIGLVLITLFSIYQWRRIWILPVDFLEPELAHGHSILRVFWRLLLLDALPSNLNILPLYIILLAFFPILYLIMKYRWWLALGISFLLWGWVNLDPWFNFPNWLDPDGWFFNPLAWQFLFTLGVYGSILAGKHEGNFPYFVWLQGLAIAYLIFSFLEAFPWGYWGLPDLRLIELHTPAKAYLSPLRLMDVIAIFYLVQSSKWTKQFSENKVGQLLALYGRHSLEVFSLSTVFDLWGRLMFASWGQSLFLQLGINCIAIYILYLLSLYLDKKRQRLRTINLRSQ, from the coding sequence ATGATGTATATTGACCATATTCCTGAAAATCTTCTAAATCGTTTTACCATGCGGAATGTAGGGTTTGCCGATGCAGCAGAAATTTTCGTATTATTAGCTGGATATGCTTCCTGGCTTGCATATGGAAGAAGGATTCCGCTTGACGGGTTTTGGAAAATTTGCAAAAGGATTTTTGCACGTTGCTGGAAAATTTATCTTTTTCAGATAGGCTTGGTATTAATTACATTATTCAGCATCTATCAGTGGCGTCGAATATGGATATTGCCAGTTGATTTTTTAGAGCCTGAATTGGCGCATGGTCACAGTATCTTAAGAGTATTCTGGCGGTTGTTGCTTCTGGACGCATTGCCAAGTAATCTGAATATTTTGCCACTCTATATCATTTTACTCGCCTTTTTTCCCATCCTTTATTTAATCATGAAATATCGTTGGTGGTTGGCGTTGGGAATAAGTTTTTTGCTATGGGGTTGGGTTAATCTTGATCCATGGTTCAATTTTCCTAACTGGCTTGATCCTGATGGTTGGTTTTTTAATCCTTTAGCATGGCAGTTTTTATTCACGCTTGGGGTTTATGGTTCTATTCTTGCAGGTAAGCATGAAGGTAATTTTCCATATTTTGTATGGTTACAGGGACTTGCTATCGCTTATTTAATCTTTTCTTTCCTAGAAGCGTTTCCATGGGGATATTGGGGATTACCCGATTTGAGATTGATAGAACTGCATACTCCTGCAAAGGCTTATCTTTCACCATTGCGATTGATGGACGTTATCGCAATATTTTACCTTGTTCAATCTTCAAAATGGACCAAACAATTTTCCGAAAATAAAGTTGGACAGCTTTTGGCTTTATATGGTCGACACTCGCTGGAGGTTTTTTCCTTGAGTACGGTTTTTGATCTATGGGGGCGTTTGATGTTCGCTAGCTGGGGACAATCATTATTTTTGCAGCTAGGTATAAATTGTATCGCAATATATATTCTTTATCTCCTGTCTTTATATCTTGATAAAAAAAGACAACGATTAAGAACTATCAATCTAAGATCCCAATAA
- a CDS encoding SspB family protein: MTNSDNSGSNENPPSLLPYNEWIEAAYREVMLKALESVAKDGLPGSHNFYIQFKTDYPDVILPPQLKEKYPEEMTIVLQHQFWDLKINRIKQQMSVGLSFGGVGSILVIPFGSVIGFADPFVNLAFNFQPIPSSLTVIQSEEKTPVQTLRTVTNNMEELKDAKPSKESNASKEKSQVISLDAFRKKTD, encoded by the coding sequence ATGACCAATTCAGATAATTCAGGTTCTAACGAAAACCCCCCTTCCCTTTTACCATATAATGAATGGATTGAAGCTGCCTATCGTGAGGTCATGTTAAAAGCTCTGGAATCAGTTGCAAAAGATGGACTGCCTGGGAGTCATAATTTCTATATCCAGTTTAAAACCGACTATCCTGATGTGATTCTTCCACCCCAACTTAAAGAAAAATATCCAGAAGAAATGACGATTGTTTTACAACATCAATTTTGGGATCTGAAAATCAACAGAATTAAACAGCAAATGTCTGTTGGTCTTTCATTTGGCGGAGTTGGGAGTATATTGGTTATTCCGTTCGGATCTGTTATTGGGTTTGCAGATCCGTTTGTTAATCTAGCATTTAATTTTCAGCCTATTCCCTCTAGTCTAACCGTGATTCAATCTGAAGAAAAGACACCTGTTCAAACACTCCGTACAGTTACAAATAATATGGAAGAATTAAAAGATGCTAAACCTTCTAAGGAAAGTAACGCATCGAAAGAGAAATCACAGGTTATAAGTTTAGATGCTTTTAGAAAAAAAACCGATTAA
- a CDS encoding thioredoxin family protein — translation MALFNSPSQPAKGQLLTEHGTAISSASSSKTSIIEGNQNNFVQEVVEASQKIPVLVDFWANWCNPCKQLTPLLEKIANATQGRVKLVKIDIDANQALVQQLMQIGLPIQSIPLVAAFWQGQIVDLFQGVQAENAIQQFVSQLLKTAGSAMPSTDLIEQGQSLLHDKKFDEAMGVFSQALELEPEKPEAWGGLIRSILASTGPEAAQESLEQVPESIQDHAEIIGAKSAIELALEGKKNTGETQALMDKIKSDPDNYQARYELATALNGAGKRNEAAHELLEIMKRDKSWNDEAAKKQLLRFFESWGFDDPATLQGRRQLSTLLFS, via the coding sequence ATGGCGCTTTTTAACTCCCCGTCCCAACCTGCAAAAGGTCAACTTTTGACTGAACATGGAACAGCCATTTCCTCGGCTTCTTCTTCCAAAACGAGTATTATTGAAGGTAATCAAAATAACTTTGTTCAGGAAGTCGTTGAAGCCAGCCAAAAAATTCCTGTTTTAGTTGATTTTTGGGCGAATTGGTGCAACCCTTGCAAACAACTTACACCATTATTGGAAAAAATTGCAAATGCCACTCAAGGACGCGTAAAACTTGTAAAAATCGACATAGATGCGAATCAAGCTCTTGTCCAACAGTTGATGCAGATCGGCCTTCCCATTCAGTCTATCCCTCTGGTTGCTGCTTTTTGGCAGGGGCAAATAGTCGATTTATTTCAAGGGGTGCAAGCTGAAAATGCAATTCAACAATTTGTCAGTCAATTATTAAAAACCGCTGGTAGTGCAATGCCCAGCACGGATTTAATTGAACAGGGACAATCATTGTTGCATGACAAAAAATTCGATGAGGCAATGGGTGTTTTTTCCCAAGCCCTTGAACTGGAACCTGAAAAACCGGAAGCATGGGGCGGGTTGATACGATCAATTCTTGCCAGTACAGGACCAGAAGCGGCACAGGAAAGTCTTGAACAAGTTCCGGAATCCATACAAGATCATGCTGAAATTATAGGTGCGAAATCTGCTATTGAACTTGCTCTGGAAGGTAAAAAAAACACTGGGGAAACACAGGCATTAATGGATAAAATCAAATCGGATCCAGATAATTATCAGGCACGCTATGAACTGGCAACCGCTTTAAATGGTGCCGGAAAAAGAAATGAAGCCGCACATGAATTGCTTGAAATTATGAAAAGAGACAAAAGCTGGAATGATGAAGCTGCAAAAAAACAATTGTTACGTTTTTTTGAATCTTGGGGATTTGACGATCCAGCTACGTTACAGGGGCGTCGTCAATTATCAACCTTATTATTTTCTTAA
- a CDS encoding FUSC family protein gives MRFGIKKLNLYPAVIQSVRLLLSVATASLLAHLCKLNEPYWALITAVIVTQSRIAQTLQTSRDQIIGSLIGGIAGIIAIALQIYCGWSPIIVFTIVMIPMVMFVSWRPTMRLGVVTLAVVFLFPSPGGIFERPFDRIFSIVVGVLASLLVSYCILRPQARYHAFLHAKEAFSKLYKLLHAVLIEGISWDAVEAKNDEIITELRELASDIDEARKERPTCVLEETDPVLVQLFPILRRLQSDSIFVARAMEAYGQKLHPNTEKALEHALKEIFYFFKIQSVRQANGKHKKLRNACDIHVDFDSLLNPLLEEAKKSCPSIIQFTLKALCNDFCRGHDIFSS, from the coding sequence ATGAGGTTTGGAATTAAAAAGCTGAATTTATATCCCGCTGTTATTCAAAGTGTTCGGTTATTATTATCTGTAGCAACAGCAAGCCTACTTGCACATCTATGTAAATTGAACGAACCTTATTGGGCTTTAATTACAGCTGTTATCGTGACGCAAAGTCGTATCGCTCAAACCCTTCAGACCAGTCGTGATCAAATTATTGGTTCTCTGATTGGTGGAATTGCAGGGATCATAGCCATTGCCTTGCAGATTTATTGTGGCTGGTCACCGATTATAGTGTTTACAATCGTAATGATTCCGATGGTTATGTTCGTTTCATGGCGTCCCACCATGAGGCTTGGAGTTGTGACACTTGCAGTCGTTTTTCTATTCCCTTCACCCGGAGGGATTTTTGAAAGACCTTTTGATCGTATCTTTTCAATTGTTGTAGGTGTATTGGCCTCTTTATTGGTTAGTTATTGTATATTGAGACCTCAGGCTAGATATCATGCCTTTTTACATGCCAAGGAAGCTTTTAGTAAATTATATAAATTATTGCACGCTGTATTGATTGAAGGAATTTCATGGGATGCTGTTGAAGCTAAAAATGATGAAATCATTACAGAACTTCGCGAATTGGCCAGTGATATAGATGAAGCACGTAAAGAACGACCTACCTGTGTTTTGGAAGAAACGGATCCTGTGCTTGTGCAATTATTTCCAATTTTGCGACGTTTGCAAAGTGATAGTATTTTTGTGGCAAGAGCAATGGAGGCTTATGGTCAAAAATTACATCCCAATACCGAAAAAGCCTTGGAACATGCTTTAAAAGAAATATTTTATTTTTTTAAAATTCAGTCTGTAAGACAGGCCAACGGCAAACATAAAAAATTGCGGAATGCCTGTGATATTCATGTTGATTTTGATTCCTTGTTAAATCCACTGCTGGAAGAGGCTAAAAAATCTTGCCCTTCCATCATTCAATTTACATTAAAGGCGCTTTGTAATGATTTTTGCAGAGGTCATGATATCTTTTCCTCATGA
- a CDS encoding ArnT family glycosyltransferase, whose amino-acid sequence MFLLTRKNFFIILLFILLAIFYCTLFYHINLTHFDSWDESRHAVSSIEMNINKNWIINTWMNKTDMWNLKPILSFLPTCIIISLFGKSILTVRLFSIVSTILLCSIVCYYTYKKYNIISSILFLSLLFTASLIIKTHGFRSGDADAFYIFCQVMVVIALASKNDTRHIALAAFFSALAFLTKSWHALFMAIPYFIAYGYLFKNKQLSIKSFTFPIIVFFSPILIWLALRYPYDKFDFIKEMYRYDLIARASDRITGHYHSIWYFFNQLVDHFSLITIIFIFALIYSFSFRKWKMFSYDILIILSAILSSFLIFSLAKTRLAHYSYTHIILICIISAILIGRDVNYYTKLLTLLLAIIALIYNMSTLHQFSKNKLPAYYDQLQKNAFPLTSAIFTPHEITQAERLSFMVMGNFNNDTIKQGKPVKNSLAYYRVGAKDNPDVTGCRILTEEKTLNDIRYEDDTVRLYTCQENQ is encoded by the coding sequence ATGTTTTTATTAACAAGAAAAAATTTTTTTATTATTCTATTGTTTATACTTCTTGCAATTTTCTATTGCACCCTTTTCTATCACATAAATCTTACCCATTTCGATAGCTGGGACGAAAGCCGTCATGCAGTCAGTTCAATTGAAATGAATATCAATAAAAACTGGATTATCAACACATGGATGAATAAAACTGATATGTGGAATTTAAAGCCCATACTCAGCTTTTTACCAACTTGTATTATCATTTCTTTATTTGGAAAATCCATTTTAACGGTACGATTATTTTCAATAGTCTCAACAATACTGCTTTGCAGTATTGTCTGTTATTACACATATAAAAAATATAATATAATCAGCTCCATTCTTTTTTTATCCCTATTATTTACTGCATCCCTGATAATCAAAACCCACGGTTTCCGTTCTGGAGACGCGGATGCTTTTTATATATTTTGCCAAGTTATGGTTGTAATCGCCCTAGCAAGTAAAAATGATACCCGACATATTGCACTTGCGGCTTTTTTTTCTGCCTTGGCTTTTTTAACAAAAAGCTGGCATGCTCTTTTTATGGCTATTCCCTATTTTATTGCTTACGGTTATTTATTCAAAAACAAACAGCTTTCAATAAAATCATTTACCTTTCCCATAATCGTTTTTTTTTCACCTATATTAATCTGGCTAGCATTACGTTACCCCTATGACAAGTTCGATTTTATCAAGGAAATGTACCGCTATGACCTTATAGCCAGAGCCTCTGACCGTATTACAGGTCATTACCATTCCATCTGGTATTTTTTTAATCAGCTTGTGGATCATTTTAGTCTGATCACCATAATTTTCATTTTCGCCTTGATTTATTCTTTTTCATTTAGAAAATGGAAAATGTTTTCATATGATATTTTAATCATTCTTTCTGCAATCCTGTCAAGTTTTCTGATCTTCAGTCTCGCCAAAACAAGACTGGCCCATTACAGTTATACCCATATAATTTTGATCTGTATCATCAGTGCCATTTTAATTGGGCGTGATGTTAATTATTATACAAAATTACTAACCTTATTATTAGCAATCATTGCATTAATCTATAATATGAGTACCTTGCATCAATTTTCGAAAAATAAGTTACCTGCCTATTACGATCAATTACAAAAAAACGCTTTCCCTCTAACCAGCGCCATTTTCACGCCACATGAGATAACACAGGCGGAAAGATTATCCTTTATGGTTATGGGTAATTTTAATAATGATACGATTAAACAAGGGAAACCAGTAAAGAATTCATTGGCTTATTATCGCGTTGGAGCAAAAGATAATCCCGATGTGACAGGATGCCGTATTTTAACTGAAGAAAAAACATTAAATGATATACGTTATGAAGACGATACAGTTCGTTTGTACACTTGCCAAGAGAACCAATAA
- a CDS encoding Mrp/NBP35 family ATP-binding protein, with amino-acid sequence MNNPISINRQKVKEALKDFTLPWSPHIRLLDTDLIETLHIENQKIHITLKVPNVDPAQVEPLRAKIEHHLSQLKDVEQARVFMNAISSGLHDPTISKRLVFPPKQTGHTKSDTTSIKANNIKNAKPIETLNSVKCVIAIASGKGGVGKSSTTVNLAIALSQKGLKVGIMDADIYGPSIPHMLDLKGKVEVRDHKLIPMTAWGISAISIGMLVPTNQAVIWRGPMVMGAVKQLLSDVKWGELDIMLIDMPPGTGDVQITLGQSIKLDGAIMVSTPQDIALLDAKRGISLFQKTRTPILGIIENMSYFLCPRCQEKTYIFGQDGVKKEAKALNIPFLGEIPILPAIRTASDEGIPITVQQPDGPESQAYHAIADLIYPAICKTGLANSKNS; translated from the coding sequence ATGAATAACCCTATTTCAATTAACCGGCAAAAAGTCAAAGAGGCTTTGAAAGATTTTACGCTTCCATGGTCTCCCCATATTCGGCTGCTAGACACTGATTTGATTGAAACGCTTCATATTGAAAACCAAAAAATACATATAACGTTAAAAGTCCCCAATGTCGATCCCGCTCAAGTGGAACCATTACGGGCAAAAATCGAACACCATTTAAGTCAGCTTAAAGATGTGGAACAAGCCCGTGTTTTTATGAATGCCATTTCTTCCGGCTTACATGATCCAACCATATCAAAACGCTTGGTATTCCCACCCAAACAAACCGGTCATACCAAATCAGATACAACTTCAATAAAAGCAAATAATATAAAAAATGCCAAACCCATTGAAACTCTCAATTCGGTTAAATGTGTCATTGCAATCGCTTCGGGAAAAGGAGGTGTTGGAAAATCCTCAACAACTGTCAATCTTGCGATTGCCTTGTCCCAAAAAGGATTAAAGGTTGGCATCATGGACGCTGATATCTATGGCCCTTCCATTCCACATATGCTTGATCTAAAAGGCAAGGTAGAAGTAAGAGACCACAAACTGATCCCAATGACGGCATGGGGTATTTCAGCAATTTCCATTGGCATGCTGGTTCCCACGAATCAGGCGGTTATATGGCGGGGACCCATGGTAATGGGAGCGGTCAAACAACTGTTGTCAGACGTAAAATGGGGAGAGTTGGATATCATGTTGATTGATATGCCTCCTGGGACGGGTGATGTTCAAATTACCCTTGGCCAATCCATTAAATTAGATGGTGCTATAATGGTTTCCACACCTCAGGATATTGCTTTATTGGATGCCAAAAGAGGTATTTCTCTTTTTCAGAAAACGCGAACCCCTATATTGGGTATCATTGAAAATATGTCTTATTTTCTTTGCCCTCGTTGTCAGGAAAAAACCTATATATTTGGACAGGATGGTGTTAAAAAAGAAGCCAAAGCTTTGAATATCCCTTTTTTGGGGGAAATACCTATTTTACCTGCGATCCGTACGGCATCAGATGAGGGAATTCCCATAACCGTTCAACAACCTGATGGCCCAGAAAGTCAAGCCTACCATGCTATTGCAGATTTAATTTATCCCGCCATTTGTAAAACAGGACTTGCAAATAGCAAAAATTCCTAA
- a CDS encoding ArnT family glycosyltransferase — protein sequence MIYNHNYIINSWAGQPDMWNLKPILSFLPTCLMILLFGKSILAIRLFSLLCAIFLCNLVCYYTIKKYNIYTAILFISLLFTTSLLIRNHAFRSGDIDSFFILCQIIATLSLATKYDHFHITLAAFFSSLAFLAKSWHALFLGLPFLISYGYLIKSHRFNIKAILYPVICFSLPILIWLGIRYQYDGFAFIKEMVRYDLIKRSSHMIENHIHGWNYFIKILFNNFGLIFLTFIFSIFYSYKYRKKHFLTYDIIIYLSAILSSLLIYSMAKTKLYHYGYTHIILICLVTSILIGRDINKYTRYFIIILSFIAVIFAFTNLHKISSIHLPDYYYQLQKNAYPKYNTLYVPQHIEQNERLAIMVFGNFNYDKIKYGKPISKALVFYRDQGNDNSDINRCHPITEKVTELKNKHDQNEISLFSCKNL from the coding sequence ATGATCTACAATCATAATTATATTATAAACAGTTGGGCTGGCCAACCCGACATGTGGAATTTAAAACCTATTTTAAGTTTTCTGCCAACTTGTCTAATGATTTTACTTTTTGGCAAATCAATTCTAGCAATCCGTCTTTTTTCTCTTTTATGTGCAATATTTTTATGTAATCTTGTCTGTTATTATACAATTAAAAAATATAATATTTACACAGCCATTCTTTTTATTTCACTTCTATTTACAACCTCACTTTTAATTCGTAACCATGCTTTCAGAAGCGGCGACATTGATTCATTTTTTATCCTTTGTCAAATTATCGCAACATTATCATTAGCAACAAAGTATGATCATTTTCATATTACTCTGGCCGCTTTTTTTTCATCGTTAGCTTTTCTAGCAAAAAGTTGGCATGCTCTTTTCCTGGGCTTACCCTTTTTAATTTCCTATGGTTATCTAATTAAAAGCCATCGGTTCAATATAAAAGCTATTTTATATCCTGTCATTTGTTTTAGTTTGCCCATATTAATATGGCTTGGCATACGTTATCAATATGATGGTTTTGCTTTTATCAAAGAAATGGTGCGTTATGATTTAATAAAACGCTCCTCCCATATGATTGAAAATCATATTCATGGCTGGAATTATTTTATAAAAATTTTATTCAATAATTTTGGCCTCATTTTTTTAACATTTATATTTTCCATATTTTATAGTTACAAATATAGGAAAAAACATTTTTTAACTTATGATATCATCATTTATTTATCAGCCATTTTGAGTAGTCTGCTGATTTACAGTATGGCTAAAACAAAACTTTACCATTATGGCTATACGCATATTATATTAATCTGTCTGGTCACAAGTATTTTGATTGGTCGAGACATTAATAAATATACCCGATATTTTATTATTATTCTAAGTTTTATAGCAGTTATTTTTGCATTTACCAATCTACATAAAATCTCTTCAATACATTTGCCAGACTATTATTATCAACTTCAAAAAAATGCCTATCCAAAATATAATACCTTATATGTACCACAACATATAGAACAGAATGAACGTTTAGCCATCATGGTATTTGGCAATTTCAATTATGATAAAATCAAATATGGAAAACCCATATCAAAAGCACTGGTTTTTTATCGTGATCAAGGCAATGACAATTCCGATATCAATCGATGTCATCCCATAACTGAAAAAGTAACAGAATTAAAAAATAAACATGATCAGAACGAAATATCTTTATTTTCTTGTAAAAATTTATAA